A genomic window from Henningerozyma blattae CBS 6284 chromosome 3, complete genome includes:
- the COY1 gene encoding CCAAT displacement transcription factor COY1 (similar to Saccharomyces cerevisiae COY1 (YKL179C); ancestral locus Anc_1.162), producing the protein MDTSIYSHAIDLWSKADLPDLQKNLDENIISIKSKETESIDSRKLLAKETKSFKKKSEEEKLTSINKIIKQYQNEIDSLTKRSKFSESILFDIYSKVSEVPDPLPLLKNSINSLKVDNSKDQELQNEINVLLKDKESLNNQLNEIKEKQNEESTKLKNEIETLNKKLEILNKLQSDKAKDNQDSPQISLLTEELNNSISKISDLENKNNLLTKDLTKLKEDLEHNNIINANEKTIKNLTNENIKLTKDLNSNQLQLTSLKDSSKREIDELKLNSTTYKSELDSIRRKLNQFQDYNKIKDELSALKSIEFGTVENDDDDDDTNEGTNSANKNSSSKDSKVDSTLLATNKQLQKKLAELRGSTVDLEEKNKNLNNQVNVLNEKISSLEKLNQKLELDIDKIEDIDQKFNDTASMMSGVTRQLNSRPLGNSKRNNGGKLSPTSSIVGIPEEGEFNMNNANLLSNNNILPIITKQRDRFRAKNMELEKQLRLNKIELEKLKDQQSSIPSSSTNNDIESNILRNNSSSGLADPINIYRKGKSSNDYYRNKDLSIIDKFFNRFLLKNDINKKLFIIYCIALHFIIIILFVGFNKISKAHASSILSNVNTNNLKISDNSPALGAGNHVLHQGNL; encoded by the coding sequence ATGGACACTTCGATTTACTCACATGCGATCGATCTTTGGTCGAAGGCTGACCTTCCAGATCTACAGAAGAATCTAGACGAAAacattatttctattaaatcCAAGGAAACTGaatcaattgattcaaGGAAACTATTAGCTAAAGAGACCAAAagttttaagaaaaaatccGAAGAGGAGAAATTAACAtcaatcaataaaattatcaaacaatatcaaaatgaaattgattcGTTAACGAAAAGATCCAAGTTTAGTGAATCCATTTTATTCGATATTTATTCCAAAGTTTCCGAAGTACCAGATCCTTTGccattattgaaaaattctattaatagTCTAAAAGTTGATAATTCTAAAGATCAAGAGTtacaaaatgaaattaatgttTTACTAAAAGATAAGGAATCCCtaaataatcaattgaatgaaaTCAAAGAGAAGCAAAATGAAGAATCGactaaattaaaaaatgaaattgaaacgctgaataaaaaattggagatcttgaataaattacaaTCCGATAAAGCCAAAGATAATCAAGATTCACCTCAAATCAGTCTATTGACtgaagaattgaataattccATTAGCAAGATTTCTGATctggaaaataaaaataatttattaaccAAGGATCTTACCAAATTGAAAGAGGATTTGGaacataataatattataaatgcaaatgaaaaaacaatcaaaaatttaactaatgaaaatattaagttgactaaagatttgaattcaaatcaattgCAATTAACTTCTTTAAAAGACTCCTCGAAACGTGAAATTGATGAACTCAAATTAAATAGTACCACTTACAAATCAGAATTGGATTCcataagaagaaaattaaatcaatttcaagattataataagattaaagatgaattaaGTGCATTGAAATCTATTGAATTTGGTACTgtagaaaatgatgatgatgatgatgatacaAATGAAGGGACCAATTCAGCAAATAagaattcttcttctaaagATAGTAAAGTAGATTCTACACTTCTAGCTACTaataaacaattacaaaaaaaattggctGAATTACGTGGTTCAACTGTTGATTTagaagagaaaaataaaaatttaaataatcaagttaatgttttaaatgaaaaaatttcatccttagaaaaattaaatcaaaaattagaattggATATTGATAAGATTGAAGATATTgatcaaaaatttaatgatactGCAAGTATGATGTCTGGTGTGACAAGACAATTAAATAGCCGTCCACTTGGTAATtccaaaagaaataatggGGGGAAACTTTCACCAACGTCATCTATCGTAGGCATACCTGAAGAAGGAGAATTCAATATGAATAATGCCAATCTTttaagtaataataatatcttacCAATTATAACGAAACAAAGAGATAGATTCCGTGCTAAAAATATGGAATTAGAAAAACAACTTagattgaataaaatagaattagaaaaattaaaagatcaACAATCGTCCAttccttcttcttctactaataatgatattgaatcaaatatattgagAAATAATAGTTCATCAGGATTAGCTGAtccaattaatatttatagaaAGGGGAAATCAAGTAACGACtattatagaaataaaGATTTGAGCATAATTGATAAGTTTTTCAATAGATTCCTATTAAagaatgatattaataaaaaattatttattatttattgcaTTGCATtacattttattataatcatattatttgtgggatttaataaaatatcaaaagcCCATGCATCTTCAATCTTATCAAATgttaatactaataatttaaagatcAGTGACAATTCTCCTGCTCTTGGTGCTGGAAATCATGTTCTTCATCAGGGAAACCtttaa
- the ARG1 gene encoding argininosuccinate synthase (similar to Saccharomyces cerevisiae ARG1 (YOL058W); ancestral locus Anc_3.170) — protein MAQGKVCLAYSGGLDTSVILAWLLDQGYEVVAFMANVGQEEDFEAAKAKALKIGATKFVCVDVREEFVEKILFPAVQCNAVYEDVYLLGTSLARPVIAKAQIDVAEQEGCFAVAHGCTGKGNDQIRFELAFYALKPDIQCITPWRLPEFFEKFAGRKDLLDYAALKGIPVTQTKAKPWSTDENQAHISYEAGILEDPNTTPPKDMWKLIVDPMDAPDQPQDLTIDFQKGLPVKLSYKCNKTGKDVSVTSPLDVFLAASSLGRANGVGRIDIVENRYINLKSRGCYEQAPLTILRKAHVDLEGLTLDKEVRHLRDQFVTTTYSNLLYNGSYFSPECEFVRAMIPPSQKSVNGTVRLRLYKGNVIILGRYSETENLYDATESSMDELTGFLPTDTTGFIAIQSIRIKKYGQAKKDKGEKLTL, from the coding sequence ATGGCTCAAGGTAAAGTTTGTTTGGCTTACTCCGGTGGTTTAGATACCTCTGTTATTTTAGCTTGGTTATTAGATCAAGGTTATGAAGTTGTTGCATTCATGGCAAACGTTGGccaagaagaagattttgAAGCTGCCAAGGCTAAGGCTTTGAAAATTGGTGCTACAAAATTTGTCTGTGTTGATGTTCGTGAAGAATTTGTTGAAAAAATCCTTTTCCCAGCTGTTCAATGTAACGCTGTATACGAAGATGTTTACTTATTAGGTACTTCTTTGGCCAGACCAGTTATTGCTAAAGCACAAATCGATGTTGCTGAACAAGAAGGTTGTTTTGCTGTCGCTCATGGTTGTACTGGTAAAGGTAACGATCAAATTAGATTTGAATTAGCTTTTTACGCTTTGAAGCCAGATATCCAATGTATTACCCCATGGAGATTACCAgaattctttgaaaaattcgCTGGTAGAAAAGATTTATTGGACTACGCTGCCTTAAAGGGTATCCCAGTTACTCAAACTAAAGCTAAACCTTGGTCTACAGATGAAAACCAAGCTCACATCTCTTACGAAGCAGGTATTTTGGAAGACCCAAACACTACTCCACCTAAAGATATGTGGAAATTGATTGTCGACCCAATGGATGCTCCAGATCAACCACAAGATTTAACTATTGATTTCCAAAAGGGTTTACCAGTTAAATTATCATACAAATGTAACAAAACTGGTAAAGATGTCTCTGTTACTTCACCATTAGACGTTTTCTTAGCTGCTTCATCATTAGGTAGAGCTAATGGTGTCGGTAGAATCGATATTGTTGAAAATCGTTACATCAACTTAAAATCTAGAGGTTGTTATGAACAAGCACCATTAACAATTTTGAGAAAAGCTCACGTTGATTTGGAAGGTTTAACCTTAGACAAAGAAGTTCGTCACTTGAGAGATCAATTTGTTACTACTACTTACTCTAACTTATTATATAACGGTTCTTACTTCTCTCCAGAATGTGAATTTGTTAGAGCCATGATCCCACCATCACAAAAGAGTGTTAACGGTACTGTTAGATTAAGATTATACAAAGGTAATGTTATCATCTTGGGTAGATACTCTGAAACTGAAAACTTATATGACGCTACCGAATCTTCTATGGATGAATTGACTGGTTTCTTGCCAACTGATACTACTGGTTTCATCGCTATTCAATCTATTagaattaagaaatatggTCAAGCTAAAAAGGATAAAggtgaaaaattaacttTGTAA
- the RFA3 gene encoding Rfa3p (similar to Saccharomyces cerevisiae RFA3 (YJL173C); ancestral locus Anc_1.165): protein MASETPRIPATQINNQPSVFRIIGKIKSQPNESTLILESPVGELNAIEMITINNVRITTMNQKFQIGKWYEFVCRSSDNGDSGFLVLDALECVLKENEDISVEGIVALQNLYGKFPEIF from the coding sequence ATGGCCAGTGAAACTCCACGTATTCCAGCAACTCAAATCAACAACCAACCTTCAGTGTTTAGAATTATTGGTAAAATCAAATCACAACCTAATGAAAGCACTTTAATACTTGAATCTCCAGTAGGAGAATTAAATGCGATTGAAATGATCACTATCAATAATGTTCGTATAACCACAATGAATcaaaaattccaaatagGCAAATGGTATGAGTTTGTCTGTAGATCAAGTGATAATGGTGATTCTGGGTTCTTAGTATTAGATGCCTTAGAATGtgttttaaaagaaaatgaagatattaGTGTTGAAGGTATTGTTGCATTGCAAAATTTGTATGGCAAATTCCCAGAAATCTTTTAA
- the TBLA0C05680 gene encoding uncharacterized protein (similar to Saccharomyces cerevisiae KRE9 (YJL174W); ancestral locus Anc_1.164): MRIVSRIILLSLSLLFSIVSADVGILGPVQGTLFQPDDSGIVTIPIEWIDNGGYPPLDKFTYYTFTLETGPNNAIQPVNTLAKKITSDQLTSRMDNLGNTIYSYTVQFSKNVYGNGQFYIQIYAVVEGEGNTIHYTPRFYLQDMGGMRSATYTDTVEPAAQTAIQQGQTMGTINSDWFTIPYPEQTGISRFAPMQTPPGTKVTKTDWTLRFSTSAVTYYKSMRPSLDQITTLTPSRTDSVTSAVNFASPAGHPSDNGGWYNPKQRQTLSVRKVN, encoded by the coding sequence atGCGTATTGTATCAAGGATAATACTACTCTCACTCTCGTTGCTTTTTTCGATCGTTTCTGCAGATGTGGGTATTTTGGGTCCAGTTCAAGGTACTCTGTTCCAACCAGATGATAGTGGGATTGTAACGATTCCTATAGAATGGATAGATAATGGTGGGTATCCTCCTTTGGATAAATTTACTTATTACACTTTCACTTTAGAAACTGGTCCTAATAATGCTATTCAGCCAGTGAACACATTAGCCAAAAAGATTACTAGTGACCAACTAACTTCTAGAATGGACAACTTGGGTAATACTATTTACTCGTACACCGTccaattttccaaaaacgTTTATGGTAATGGtcaattttatattcaaatttatgCAGTGGTTGAAGGTGAAGGTAATACTATTCATTATACTCCAAGATTCTACTTGCAAGATATGGGCGGTATGAGATCTGCCACTTACACAGACACTGTGGAACCAGCGGCACAAACTGCCATTCAACAGGGTCAAACCATGGGGACTATCAACTCTGATTGGTTCACCATCCCTTACCCAGAACAAACAGGTATTTCAAGATTTGCTCCTATGCAAACCCCACCAGGCACCAAAGTGACTAAAACTGATTGGACTCTTAGATTTAGCACTTCTGCTGTCACATATTACAAGTCAATGAGACCTTCTTTAGATCAAATTACCACTCTTACCCCATCAAGAACTGATTCTGTTACATCTGCAGTGAATTTTGCGTCTCCAGCTGGTCATCCATCAGATAACGGTGGTTGGTATAATCCAAAACAAAGACAAACTCTTTCTGTAAGAAAAGTAAATTGA
- the TBLA0C05700 gene encoding allantoate permease family MFS transporter, with protein sequence MLDLKIEPVENILFVKEDNSITHRNNSVITKRRSSSIETNNYNINNDQINYDKEVNHNIVTFENLSNNDNELNTYKKENYDVYENGILSTATDDDGIPSATHPMEKKILRKMDMYLIPLMCLLYFLSNLDKSNIGNAEVAGLSESLNLKGTQYNTCVTVFYGSYIIFDPIGTNLLKIIGPKYLMTICLLCFGIISLCTAWANSFGGLVALRVLLGCMEGIIYPAINMYLSVCYRREQYAKRFAYVFSAACLSSSFGGLISYGCSKIKGSNLEAWQYIFIVEGAISIGCTPLYFFGMAKDLENSWFFNKEEKEYVMERYKTMNTFNPEEKFDWEQVWFAIKDIKTWVSAVALFGIDLTTFGLTVFLPIIITSLGFTNVRAQLMTVPVYFLTAIVFFICANWSDRLKLRSPFIIVSCLTTVIGLAIVLGSTVHGVRYFGVYILCMGIYVNAAVNCLWLSGNVGNYFKRATALGINLFFGSGSGLVSGQIFLAKEKPRYIKGLSICLAFQCLSIIMTIIQLLLYMWENKKKDAIIKRCNETGEPIPYDDKMSDENPQFRYMY encoded by the coding sequence ATGCTcgatttaaaaattgaaccagtggaaaatattttatttgtgaAAGAAGATAATAGTATAACACATAGAAATAATTCTGTAATAACAAAGAGAAGATCGTCGAGCATTGAAACAAATAACTATAACATAAATAATgatcaaattaattatgATAAAGAAGTGAACCACAATATTGTGACATTTGAAAACTTATCAAACAATGATAATGAACTAAATACttacaaaaaagaaaattatgaCGTTTATGAAAATGGTATTTTATCAACAGCCACGGATGATGATGGTATACCATCTGCAACACATCCAatggaaaagaaaattttaaggAAAATGGATATGTATTTAATTCCTTTGATGTGTttgttatatttcttaTCAAATCTAGATAAATCTAATATTGGTAATGCTGAAGTTGCAGGTCTTTCCGAatcattgaatttgaaaggTACACAATATAATACTTGTGTTACTGTATTTTATGGTTCATATATTATCTTCGATCCAATTGGTacaaatcttttaaaaatcatTGGTcccaaatatttaatgacAATTTGCCTTTTATGTTTCGGAATTATTTCCCTGTGTACTGCATGGGCCAATAGTTTTGGCGGATTAGTTGCTTTAAGAGTATTATTAGGTTGTATGGAAGGGATTATTTATCCTGCTATTAATATGTATCTTTCAGTTTGTTACCGTAGAGAACAATATGCCAAGAGATTTGCTTACGTGTTTTCTGCAGCATGtttatcatcttcatttggTGGGCTGATATCTTATGGTTGttctaaaattaaaggTAGTAATTTAGAGGCCTGgcaatatatttttattgtgGAAGGTGCCATTTCTATTGGTTGTACaccattatatttttttggtatGGCTAAAGATTTAGAGAATAGTTGGTTCTTTAACAaggaagaaaaagaatatgTTATGGAAAGATATAAGACCATGAATACTTTTAACccagaagaaaaattcgATTGGGAGCAAGTGTGGTTTGCAATTAAAGACATTAAGACATGGGTTAGTGCTGTTGCTTTATTTGGTATTGATTTAACTACTTTTGGTTTAACTGTTTTCTTaccaattattattacttcaCTTGGGTTTACCAACGTTAGAGCTCAACTGATGACAGTTCCAGTTTATTTCCTAACAGCAAttgttttctttatatGTGCAAACTGGTCAGACCGTTTAAAACTAAGATCAccttttattattgtgTCCTGTTTAACTACAGTGATTGGTTTAGCCATTGTATTGGGTTCAACTGTTCATGGGGTCAGATATTTTGGTGTTTATATCCTATGTATGGGTATTTATGTCAATGCCGCCGTTAATTGTTTGTGGTTGAGCGGTAACGTTGGTAACTATTTCAAGAGAGCTACTGCATTAggtattaatttattctttggTTCAGGTTCAGGTTTAGTATCAGGTCAAATTTTCTTAGCAAAGGAAAAACCTCGATATATTAAAGGTCTCTCAATTTGTTTGGCTTTCCAATGTCTATCCATTATTATGACTATAATTcaactattattatacatGTGGGAAAACAAGAAGAAAGATGCAATTATTAAACGTTGTAATGAAACTGGTGAGCCAATCCCTTATGATGATAAAATGAGCGACGAAAATCCTCAGTTCAGATATATGTattga